ATGGATAAGGAAGCGTCTCAGGTGGTGACGAGTATCTTGGGGATCTCCTGGGTTTCAACGTTTGCGCAAACGCTGGGCTTCTTTGCGATTTTGACCTCCTTCCTGGCTCAAGCTTTAGGTCTGGTCCACTTTCTGGCAGATGGAATGAATGTCAGCCACGAGAAGAAAGAAAATGGCTGGCTCTGTGCGCTGGCTCTTGGCCCGCCGCTTCTTGTGGCCCTCATCTATCCTAATCTCTTTTACAAAGCTCTCAATTTTGCCGGAGGGATCTGCGCCGTTCTACTCTTTGGAATTCTTCCCGTCTGCATGGTCTGGATCGGACGCTACCGTAAGCAGACTCTGGGCTCCTACCAAGTCCCAGGAGGAAAGCCTCTTTTAATCGGCATCTTTCTCTTCTCTCTGCTGATCATGTTTGTGCAGATCTCAGGGATGGCAGGCGCTTCCTACATCTCTAAACCCTGAAGACCGTGTTTCAATTAAAGACCCATTTCACTCCGAAAGGAGACCAGCCGGAAGCGATCGAGAAGCTCTCTCAGGGCCTCAAGCTGGGTAAAAAATCTCAGGTTCTTTTAGGGATTACCGGCTCCGGCAAGACCTTCACAATGGCCAATGTAATTGTGAAAGCGCAGAGGCCTGCGCTGATTCTCGCACACAACAAGACGCTCGCAGCTCAGCTCTATCAAGAGTTTAAATCTTTCTTTCCCGATAATGCCGTTGAGTATTTCGTCTCCTACTACGACTACTACCAGCCAGAGGCGTACATCGCGCGCACAGACACCTATATCGAGAAGGATTTTGCCATCAACGATCAGATCGACCGGATGCGCCTTTCAGCTACGCGCTCGCTTCTCGAAAGAGAGGATGTGATCATCGTCTCTTCTGTTTCTTGCATCTACGGGTTGGGTCTTCCAGAGTACTACAGCAAGATGCAGCTCAGGCTCAAGGTTGGAGAGAAGACAAGGCGCGACGAACTCCTCATGCACCTCGTGCAGATGCACTACAAGCGCAGCGATTTAGACCTTATCCGCGCCACCTTCCGCTCTCGAGGAGATATCGTGGAGATTGTGCCTGCTTATGAGGAGGATTTCGCCTATCGCATTGAGTTTTTTGGAGATGAGGTGGAGCGACTAAGCTCGATCGATCCGCTAACGGGAAAGGTAAAAGAGCGATTAGAAGAGATCGCCATCTATCCTGGGTCTCACCACGTCACGCCAAAAGAGGTGCGCTTTACCGCTATCGATTCGATTAAGCAGGAGCTCAAGGAGAGATCCGCTTTTTTTGAGCAGGAGAATCGTCTAATCGAGCTACAGAGGATTAAAGAGCGCACCTCCTACGACCTCGAGATGATCCGCGAGATTGGATTCTGCAAAGGAATCGAAAACTACTCGCGCCATTTCAGTGGTAGGGCCCCCGGAGAGACTCCCTCATGCCTCCTCAACTACTTTCCCAAAGATTTTCTCTTGTTCGTTGATGAGTCGCACCAGTCTCTTCCTCAAGTACATGCGATGTATAATGGAGATAGAGCGCGCAAGAATGCCCTTGTCGAATTTGGTTTCAGACTCCCCTCGGCGTATGATAACCGCCCGCTTAAATTCGAAGAGTTTTTTGCGCATATCGGGCAGGTAATCTACGTCTCTGCAACGCCCGGAAGCTGGGAGGTTGAGCAAGCTGGGGGAGATCTGATCCAGCAGATCATTCGACCGACAGGTCTTCTCGATCCTAAAATCACCATTAGACCTGCAACGAATCAGGTCGATGACTGCCTGGAAGAGATACGCGTTGAAACTGAAAAGGGAAGAAGGGTTCTCGTTACAACGCTCACTAAAAAACTCGCTGAGGATCTCACTAAATATTTAACCGAGATCGGCGTGCGCGCTCGCTATCTCCACTCCGATATCGACACTCTTGAAAGAGTGCAGATCATTAACGACCTGCGCAAAGGAGTCTTCGATGTGCTTGTTGGCATCAACCTTTTGAGAGAAGGTCTCGACATCCCAGAGGTCTCGCTCGTCACCATCCTCGATGCGGATAAGGAGGGGTTTCTGCGCAGCGAAACCGCTCTCTTGCAAACCTGCGGTAGAGCAGCGCGTAACGTCGATGGGCGCGTCATCATGTATGCTGATAAGATGACAGCCTCCATTCAAAAGGCTGTTGCAACAACGGAGAAGAGAAGAGAGATCCAAGA
This Chlamydiales bacterium DNA region includes the following protein-coding sequences:
- the uvrB gene encoding excinuclease ABC subunit UvrB encodes the protein MKTVFQLKTHFTPKGDQPEAIEKLSQGLKLGKKSQVLLGITGSGKTFTMANVIVKAQRPALILAHNKTLAAQLYQEFKSFFPDNAVEYFVSYYDYYQPEAYIARTDTYIEKDFAINDQIDRMRLSATRSLLEREDVIIVSSVSCIYGLGLPEYYSKMQLRLKVGEKTRRDELLMHLVQMHYKRSDLDLIRATFRSRGDIVEIVPAYEEDFAYRIEFFGDEVERLSSIDPLTGKVKERLEEIAIYPGSHHVTPKEVRFTAIDSIKQELKERSAFFEQENRLIELQRIKERTSYDLEMIREIGFCKGIENYSRHFSGRAPGETPSCLLNYFPKDFLLFVDESHQSLPQVHAMYNGDRARKNALVEFGFRLPSAYDNRPLKFEEFFAHIGQVIYVSATPGSWEVEQAGGDLIQQIIRPTGLLDPKITIRPATNQVDDCLEEIRVETEKGRRVLVTTLTKKLAEDLTKYLTEIGVRARYLHSDIDTLERVQIINDLRKGVFDVLVGINLLREGLDIPEVSLVTILDADKEGFLRSETALLQTCGRAARNVDGRVIMYADKMTASIQKAVATTEKRREIQEAYNLKHGITPASTKRESMEELSQTFGESIPNMRAKEGEAPKHLSHDELSKKIRECEAEMRRAAKEHRFEDAAHFRDQLRHYKQLELLEENL